DNA sequence from the Sinomonas terrae genome:
ATGTGGCGGGCGCTGGACCTGATGAGGATCCTGATCGCCGGGCGGCCCGAGCGGGTGAGCGCCGTCCCTCGCCCCCTGGGACGGATGCTCTCTGAGTTCCACGCCGCGCTTGCAGCAGGGAACGCTGCCGGCTCGGCCGATCTTCTTGACGAACTTGCGGGCGCCGGACTCTCGGCTGTAAACCTCGCATACCTGCGAGTTCATCGGCTCAGCCGGCTTGGCCGAGATGCGGAACTGCTGGCCCTCCCCCAACTCGGAGATGTCGTCGCATCGGGTCCTCCCCAACTCGTCCGCGACGGCATCCTCGCCGCATGGGGCAGGTTGCAACTTCTCGATCTGCCCATGAGTGACCCGGACCTCGTCAAGAAGGCCGCGGACGCCATCTTGCGGGACACGCGCGGCATAGTCGCCCTCGCGCGGACGCCGTTGGCCACTTTGAGCGACGATGCCCTCGCCGCAGTCACGTTGGTAGCGCTCGGCCGAGATGATCGCGACTTAGCGCGCTCACTGGCCTCATTGCCCGATCTCCCCAACGAGCTACGCAGCCAACTGCCCAAGCTCACTGGTGCGCCGTTGGTTGAGACTGCCAAGCCGACCGTGCCGAGGGTAAGGCTGGCGCCGACGGCACCCGCCTCATGGGTCGACTGGGTATTCGAGGTGGCCGATTTCACAGCAGACGACGTGGACTGGACAGCCTGGCCAGCACCGGTGGAGAGCGACGCCTTCCTCGCCGAGGCACTCGAGGGAGTCAAAGACGCGGAAGCGGACCAAGCGTGGAATCTGGTGGGGCCCTTCCTGGAAGCGGACGACATGCGCCGGCCAGCGTGGCGTACGGCGAAGGCCCTGCTGGTCCTAGCCGCGAGCTATGACCGTTGGGCACCTAATGACGTTGCCACTGTCCAGGCGCTCCTCGAGGTCTTCCTCCGCGGTGCTCCGCCGGCGGACGAGTACCGCGAGATCCTAGACATGCTTGCTGAGAACGCCGGACGATGGGCAGTTGTCGGGAACACCCTCCCCGCTCTCGACATGGTGGACGATGTTGCACGCTCTCCAGTGAGTGATGTGGATGCGAGGTTGCGCTTCGCGCTTGCAGCACTTGAACCCTTCTCTCGTCACCGGCGTCGACTCAGCACAGATCTACGTTGGCTCGGCGAGCAACTCTCGGTCGAACTCTCGGCACCCTTGGCATGGGACGTCCCGGAGCCGTTGACCGATACTGGGGAGGAGATTCCGAACGTGATCGGAGCGAAGGTGCTCATCTATTCACTAGATGATGGCGTCTTGCAGCGCTCGGCCGACCGCCTGGCTCAACTGTTCCCGCGAGTTACGGTCAACCGAGCCCACGACCGTGTCGGCACCCCACAGCTTCGTGCTCACGCCCGCGGTGCCGACGTAATCGGCCTTGCGACGCGGTGTGCGAAGCATGCAGCGACTGGCTTCATCCGAGACCACGCCTCTGAGGGCGCCGTGATCATCGAGGCAGACGGCGCTGGATCCGCGTCCCTAATTCGAGCCGTTGCCTCCGGCTTGGCCGAGATGGGTCCCCCCTTTACTTGACCCGCACCTAGGATCGGTTCGCTTCGGTCGACGGTCGCGTTCGCGTTGACCAAAGCCCCCTGTCCGCCTCCCCGGATTCGGTGACAGCACTCTGGACATGGCATCGGTACCGACCAGGCTCTTGCTGCTCAGGGTTGCACCCCGCCGCAACAAAGGAGAGCGAAGCTCAGGCCGGAGACCGACGGACGGAGAGCAGCTTCCGTCCATCGGGGCGGAGCACCGCCGGTGGCGAGACGTAACGGTTGAGGGTCTGACGGGTGATGCCGAGTTTTTTGCACAGGTCAGCGACGCGGCTTTCGGCATTATCGATCAAGGGACGGCGCGAGCAGCCGTCCCGAAGCCAGCCCAGCCCCTGGTCTCGAACCTTCCTGCATGTTGCGGCGACCCTTCGTGGTGCAGTCCCCGTTCTACATGCACAACCGTTTCCTGCGTCGCTAGAATGAATTCGTGACGGGGAATGGGGAATCCGAGCATGCGCAGGTCACCGAATCCGAGCAGACAGAAAAATCGAAGATGAACTCCGCCGCGGCCGACGAATCGACGGATGAGCAATCCTCTGAGCCGGAGTACCCCGAGGATCAAATGAAGCTCATTCACGATGAGGTGAATAGAGCGCGCTTGGCTACAGTTTCTCGAATTTCGGGCTTCTACACGAGGGCTACCATCCTCGTTTCCGCCTCGGGCATTTACACCGCCTTGCAGGCGACAAAGCACGTGGACGTCCTCGGCATCGCCGGGATCGCACTCTTCCTTGCCGCAGCGTTGATCGGGATTTCTGCACTCTGGCCACGGTCACACCGGCCGGAAGCTGACATTGCAGCTAGCGTGGATGCACTCCTAGCTGGCCCTTCGCGCTATCGCGTCCAGGAAGCGATCATGCACGCGAACCGAGAAGCGCTAATCGACGACATGCAACTCGCCGAAAAGATCGGCAAGAGAGTGCGGTGGGGATACGCCGTGCTAGTCCTGGCGTGGGCCGTGAGCTCCGCCTCGGCCTTCATGACAGTCAGCTTCAATTGGAAAGGAGGATGATTGGGCAACAACGACAGCAAGAAGCCGAGCGACAAAGATGGACCTATCAAGCTGGCAATGACCAGAGTGACCAAGTCCCTCGAAGAAGCACGACGTGGAAACCACCACGGGGAGCCGTCGAAGCCTGCGCCGAAGCCGGCGCCGAAGCCGAAGCCTTCAGAGAAAGACTGATTCCCCCAATGGGCCGGCCGGGCACCCCCAGGCTTAAGGGGCTCTTCGCAGTTGAGGGTGTAGTCGGGGTGGGCGCGTCGTTGGCCGGGTAGGGGTCGAGGTCTTCCGATGATGGTGGTTCCTACGCCGCCCATCCGAAAGACCTCGACGTGTCCCACGGTACCTTCCTGGCTCCTGACCTTTCCACGTTCTGCCGGCTCGACGGGCTCGGCCTCGAAGCCGTCGGGCAGCGCCTCGGGCCGGACCGGGCCGTGCTGGAGTGCCGCGTCGTGGAGCCCGACGAGTGGTGCCATTCCTGCGGTGCGCAGGGCATCGCGCGCGGCACGGTCACGCGTCGGCTCGCCCACGAGCCGTTCGGCTGGCGGCCGACGACGCTGCTGGTGAGGGTGCGTCGCTACAAGTGCACGGGGTGCGGCCGCGTGTGGCGGCAGGACATCGCCAAGGCCGCGGAGCCGCGGGCGAAGATCTCCCGCGCAGGGCTGCGCTGGGCACTGGAAGGAATCGTGTGCCAGCACCTCACGGTCGCCCGCGTCGCGGGCGGCCTGGGAGTGTCCTGGCACACCGCGAACACCGCCGTCCTGGCCGAGGGGCACCGGGTGCTGATCGGCGATCCGTCCCGGTTCGACGGCGTGAAGGTCATCGGCGTCGATGAGCACGTCTGGCGGCACACCCGGCGCGGGGAGAAGTACGTCACCGTGGTCATCGACCTCACCCCGATCCGCGACGGCACCGGGCCCTCGCGGCTGCTGGACATGGTCGAGGGACGCTCCAAGCACGCGTTCAAGGCCTGGCTGGCTGCCCGGCCGAAGGCGTGGCGGGACGGGATCGAGGTCGTCGCGATGGACGGGTTCACCGGGTTCAAGACCGCAGCCGCCGAGGAGCTCCCGGACGCGGTCGAGGTCATGGACCCGTTCCACGTCGTCCGGCTGGCCGGCGAGGCCCTGGACCGGTGCCGCCAGCGGATCCAGCAGGAGACCCTCGGCCACCGCGGCCGCACCGGGGACCCGCTCTACGCCGCCCGCCGGACCCTGCACACCGGGCACGATCTCCTCACCGAGAAGCAGAGCGCACGGCTCGAAGCGCTCTTCGCGGCTCTTCGCGTTTCCGCGGGAATGGTCCTGCTGGGTGATTGTCACGCTGCTGTCTGAGCGGCGCTCCTGAGCAGGATACGGGATCGGTAGTTGTCCGGGTTCCGGAAGCCCCGTCCGGTTCGTTTGATGTTCTTGATCGCGGTGTTGTTCGCCTCGACCTTGGCCGTGGTCGCGCCGGTGGTGATGAGGACTTCGATCTCGTTCCACCAGCGCTTCACGGTGCGCAGGAGCCGTTTCGTCTCCACGGTCGGGGCGGCCTCGACGAGGCCCTCGAGGATCCGCAGGTGGTCCCGCGCCTCCTCGAGCGCCCCGGACGCGAGCAGGGTGCGGAGCTGCTCCTTGGCCTCCCAGGCGGCCTGCAGCTGCCCGGTCGGGTCGTCGGATTCGAAGACCGCCCGCAGTCGGGCCCTGCCGCGGCCGGAGAGGGTCTCGGCGCCGCGCAGGAGCAGGCGCCGGTTCGCCCACCCCGGGTCCACCGCCCTGCCGCGGCGGCCCTTGATCTCCTGGCTCAGCCGCTGCCTGGCCTCGGTGACGGCCTGGTTCGCCAGCTGGACGAGGTGGAACGCGTCGACCGACACCGCGGTGCGCGGAAGCCACATCCGCAGGGCCTTGCGGAACGCCGCCGACGGGTCGATCGCCACGACCTCCACCCCGAGGCGCCACGCCAGCGGCCGGGCGAACAGCCAGTCCCCGACACCGGTGCTGTCGCGGCCGTCCACGATGCCCAGCACCTGTCCGGTGTCCAGGTCAACGATCGTGGTCATCCACGGCTCGACCCGCACCCACGGCGATGCCTCGTCGGCCCGGTACCAGCGCACGGACCGGTACCTGTGCTCGTCGATCCCGAGCCTCTTCGGCGCGAGCAGGTCGACGTCCGGCAGCGTCGCCGCGGCGGCGTCCAGGGCGGTCTGGGCCAGCCACCACGAGACCCCGTGGGCCCGGGCAGCCTCGAGTGCGGCACGGCCCGAGCGGATCACGGCATCCACAAGCGCATGCAGGAGCCGGCGCGTGGACCGGGCCCGCCTGGGCACCTCGTCCGTGGCCTCGGTGAACGACCCACGCGGGCACGCCGGCTCGTCGCAGAACCAGCGCCGCTTGCGCCACAGCACCACGACAGCGCCGGCCAGGGGGACGTCGCGCAGCCGCTGGAGCCGTCGGTCCTTCACGCGGGCCGAGACGACCCCGCAGGCGGGACAGCCCGGCACCCCGGTGGACTCCACAGTGATCCGGCGGACGCCGAAGGCGGTGAGCGCGGCGGAGAGGACGCGGTATTCGGGCAGGTTGAAGATCACGGTGGCAGCACAGGGCTGCCCCGTCGTAGGCTCGATCAAGGCTCGTGGATCCTGTTCCGGACGAATGACTAGACACCACTCATCCAACAGGGCCACGAGCCCCTTCACGCCCTACGGCGCGAGCCCGATTCCCGCGGAAACGCGAAGAGCCCTCTTCGCCGCCGACGACCACGCCGAGGTCGAGGCGACCTGGGGCATCTACCAGCGCGTCATCGCCGCCTACCGCGACGAGGACCGGGCCCGCGGTCGGGCCCTGATGCGATCCGTGATCGACGCCCTCAGCACCGGCGTCCCGGCCGCGCTGACCGAGCTCATCACGCTCGGCCGCACGCTCAAGCGCCGCGCCGGGGACGTGCTCGCCTACTTCGACCGGCCCGGGACCTCCAACGGCCCCACCGAGGCGATCAACGGCCGGCTCGAGCACCTCCGCGGCTCCGCCCTCGGATTCCGCAACCTCACAAACTACATCGCCAGAGCACTGCTCGAAACCGGCGGATTCAGGCCCCAACTACACCCCCGATTGCGATGAGCCGCTTAAGGGGTTGCACGGCCGGCCCATTCGATCTTGAACGAAAGCCCTAAGGCTGCTTGGGGTCGGCCAGTACCGGCCGCAGCGCTTCCCTGGGCACCCAGCGCTCGATCACGACCGGGTCGGGTCGCCCTCAACGTCGACCACCCGACGGGCACCCCGGGAGGCGCAACCAGAAGATCTGGCAAGGTGTCAAGCCCCGTGTTTGATGGAGTACTTTTTAGTTGGTTTTCGTGGGTTCTGGCTGTTGGGCTGGTGCGGCATGGGCCGCTTCGTATTCGGCGGGGGGGACGTGGCCGAGCTCGCCGTGGAGGCGCCGGTGGTTGTACCAGTCGACCCATTCGGCCACGGCGATCTCGAGGTGGTTGATGTCGCGCCAGGGGCCTCTGTTGCGGACCAGCTCGGCCTTGAACAGGGAGTTCAGGGCCTCGGCCATGGCATTGTCGTAGCTGTCCCCACGCGAGCCGACGGAGGCGACCGCGTCGGCCTCGGCGAGGCGCTCGGTGTAGCGGATGGCCCGGTACTGGACCCCGCGGTCGGAGTGGTGGACCAGACCGGCCAGGTCGGCCCCGTCCCTGGTGCGGGCCCAGATGCCCATCTGCAGGGCGTCGAGGGCTAGTTCGGTGTAGAGGCTGGTGGAGACCTGCCAGCCCACGATCCGGCGGGCGAAGACGTCCAGGACGAACGCCGCGTAGACCCAGCCGGCGAAGGTGCGCACATACGTTATGTCCGCGACCCAGAGCCGGTTCGGCGCCTCCGCGGTGAACCGGCGCTCGACCAGGTCGGCGGGGCGGGCCGTCTCGGGGGCCGGACGTGTCGTGCGCGGGCCCTTGGCGCGGCTGATCCCGCGCAGGCCCTCGGCGCGCATGAGCCGCTCGACGGTGCAGCGCGCCACCGGGATGCCCTCACGGTTCAGGGCAGCATGGACCTTGCGGACCCCGTAGACGCCGTAGTTCTCCTCATGCACGGTGCGGATCTTCTCGGCCAGCCCGGCATCCCTCAGCGCCCTCGCGGAGGGCTGGCGGGTGCGGTGGGCGTAGTAGGTGCTCGGGGCGATCTGCAGGACGCGGCAGATCGGCTCGACCCCGTGCTCGTCGCGGTGCTCCTCGACGAAGGCGCACATCACCTCGACGGGCGGTCGAGCTCCGCCGCGAAGAAAGCCGAGGCCTGCTTCAGGATCGTGTTCGCCCGGCGCAGCTCGCGGTTCTCCCGCTCGAACTCGGCGATCCGGGCAGCGTCAGTGCTGGTCGTCCCCGGTCGCAGCCCCTCGTCGACCTCCGTCTCGCGCACCCACGTCCGCAGCGCCTCGGGATGGATCCCCAGCTGTTCCCCGATCCGCTTGTACGCCCCGACCCTGGTCGCGGGATCGGCGCGGGCCTCCAAGGCCATGCGCGTCGCGCGCTCCTTCAGTTCGGCCGGGTACTTCCGCGGTGCTGACATGAGAGAAATCCTTCCGGGTCATCGATCTCTCCATCAAACCCGGTGCGGTTCACGTCCAGGGCAACGCAACACCCTACCCGGACCCGTCGGGCCGTCGATCCTCGAATCGACCTACCCCAACGAACTCTTCCCCACCGCCCTCCGCGCCACCGCCGTCGGTCTCTGCACCGGCACCAGCCGGATCGGCGCGACCATCGGCGCCCCCGCAACGTCTCTCGCCCTGACCCACCTTGCTCCCCCGGGCACCATGTGGATCGCGGACGCGATCGCCTTCATCGGCGCGGCCATCGGGCTCTTCATGGCACCCGACACCAGCGGACAGGACCTGGAAGACTCAGCCTCCCTCACCCAATAGAAGTGAAGGTGCGCATGCGAGTTCCCCGTACGGATCTGTGCATGCGCACCTTCATGCGCCTTCTTGAGAGCAATCGACTGTCGACCGCCACGGAATTCCCCAGGGCTTTCGCCACGGAATTCCCCAGTGCCTGATGCGATGGTAGCCGGACGACGGCGTGAGCAGGGAGCCCTGAGAGTGCCTCGCTGACGGCTTTGGCGGCGCCTGTTTAGGGCAGGCGTTTCTGTCCTGTTCTGGGTCAGTGCGTGGCGGGTCGTCGCCGCGCCCGGTAGGAGCCGGCCTGGATGGTGATCTGGTAGGCGTTGTTGACGAGCCGGTCCAGGAGGGACTCGGCGACGACCTGGTTCGGGAACAGGGGGTACCACTCCTGGGGTGCCCGGTTGGTGGTGACGACGATGGAGCGGGCGGGGCGCTCGTTGACGATCTCGTAGAGGTCGTCGCCCTGGGCCGGGGTGAACTCGCGCATCGCGAAGTCGTCCAGGATCAGCAGGTCGGGCTTGGTGTAGGCGCGCAGGCGATGGGCCCAGCTCCCGTCCGCGTGCCCGCCGGCGAGGTCGGCCAGGACCCGGGAGGTGGCGGCGAACCGGACGGTGTGCCCGGCCCGGATGGCCTGGTGCCCGAACGCGGTGGCGATGTGGGTCTTGCCGGAGCCGACGGCGCCGCTGATGATCACGTGCTGGCCGGTGCGGACCCATTCGGCGTTGGCGAGGTCGCGGATCCGGGCGGCGGGGATGCCGGGGTCGGCGGTGAAGTCGAAGTTCTCGATCCTGCCGTCGGATTCGAACTTCGCGGCCCTGGTGCGCCGCTCCAATGCCGCGGAGTCGCGGCGGTTGATCTCGTCCAGGCACAGGGCCTGGAGGAAGTCCAGGAACCCGAGCTGGCCCTCGGCGGCTTGGGCGAGCCGGTTCTCGAGGGAGTCGAGCATCCCGGAGAGGCGCAGGGTGCGCAGGGAGGCGGCGAGCTGGGTGCGGTCGGCTCCCGCGGGGCTTGGAAGGGCCGGGGCGGTGCTGGGCGTGGTGGTCATGGTGGTTCTCCTCTTCGTCGTGATGGGCGCGCGCCCCCGGCCGGCACGCCGGCCGGGGGCATGCGTTCGCGTCTGCGGGGTTCAGCTGGCGGTGAAGGCGCCGGGGCCGCGGAGGTAGGCGCCGGCGCCGTTGTCGCCGTTGGAGCGCACGGGCAGGACGGTCACGCCTGCGGTCAGGAGGCCCCGGACGGTCTTCAGGGTCGGGTCCCCGGCCGCGATCGCCGCGGCGCAGGCGGTCTCCACCGCCTCGGGGCGGTGGGTGCCGGCGAGGCGGATGATGCCCTGCGCGGCGCGGATCCGGTGCACCGCCGGCTCCTCCAGCAGCCCCTCGACCAGGGCCGCGGCGGCAGGGCCGATCAGGGAAGAATTCTCCCGGCACCATGCCGCGTCCCGGGTGAAGAACCCTGCGGCCGCGGGCGGGTAGTCGGACAGGTCGGTCTGGCGTCCCTTGGCGATCCTGGGGTGGACCTTCGCGATCGCCCCGTCGAGGTGGAACTCGACCGTCGTGCCGCTCAGCCGCACGTCCAGGCGGGTCCCGACGAGCTGGTAGGGCACCGAGTAGAGCACCCCCTTGACCGAGGCGTGGCAGTCCGATCCGACCATGGCGGTGCGCCACTCGGCGGGCTCGAGCCTGCGGGGCGGCAGCGGGACCAGGGCCGGGCGCTCCACCGCGGCCAGGACCTCCCAGGACGTCTGCCCGGCCAGGGCCCTGGGCTTGTGGGCCCCGGCGACGTCGCGGCACCACCGCACGGCCTCGGCGCGCATCTGCGCCATCGAGGTGAAGGACCTGCCGGCCCAGAACGAGCCGCGCACGTACTGGACCATCCGCTCCACGTGCGGCTTGTCCTTGGGCCTGTTCCCCCTGGCCGGGTCCAGCAGGGTCCCGTAGTGCTCGGCCAGCTCGGCGTAGGCCCGGTTGAGCTTGGGGTCGTAGAGGTCGGGCCTGATGACCCCGGCCTTGAGGTTGTCCGAGGTGATCCGGCGCGGGACGCCCTCGAAGAGCTCGAACGCGGCCACGTGCGCGTTCGTCCACACCGTCTGGTCCATCCGGGTCGTGGGATAGACGAAGGGCAGCTTCGAGAACGGCAGCGTGAGCACGAACGCCCACACCCGGTGGCCCCTGCCGGTCTCCGGGTCGCGCCAGTGCCCGAGCATGCCATAGTCGACCTCGCCGAGCTCTCCCGGCGCGGACGGGGGCTTGAGCACCGTGGGCTTCCGCCCCGCCCGCCCGGCATCGGGCAGGGTCGCGGCCAGCCAGCGGTAGAACGAGCGCTGCGAGGCGTTCACCCCGTGCTCGTCCACGAGGCGCTGGTGGACCACGGCCCCGGCGACCCCGGCCTCCAGCTGCTCCCTGACCCACTCGATGCGGGCGTCGAACTCCGGCCAGGAGACCTGCCGCAGCCTCCCGTCCACCACCGTCGGGAACCAGCCCGCGACCATGTCCCGCCACTCCTCGGCGTTCAGCCCGAGCCCCGGGGACAGGCCCTCGGCCTCGGCCGGGGCAAGGTACTTCGCCACAGTCTTGCGGTCCATGCCCAACGACACTGCCAGCTCGCTCTTCGAGCGGCCCGCGTC
Encoded proteins:
- a CDS encoding ISL3 family transposase; translated protein: MIEPTTGQPCAATVIFNLPEYRVLSAALTAFGVRRITVESTGVPGCPACGVVSARVKDRRLQRLRDVPLAGAVVVLWRKRRWFCDEPACPRGSFTEATDEVPRRARSTRRLLHALVDAVIRSGRAALEAARAHGVSWWLAQTALDAAAATLPDVDLLAPKRLGIDEHRYRSVRWYRADEASPWVRVEPWMTTIVDLDTGQVLGIVDGRDSTGVGDWLFARPLAWRLGVEVVAIDPSAAFRKALRMWLPRTAVSVDAFHLVQLANQAVTEARQRLSQEIKGRRGRAVDPGWANRRLLLRGAETLSGRGRARLRAVFESDDPTGQLQAAWEAKEQLRTLLASGALEEARDHLRILEGLVEAAPTVETKRLLRTVKRWWNEIEVLITTGATTAKVEANNTAIKNIKRTGRGFRNPDNYRSRILLRSAAQTAA
- a CDS encoding MFS transporter, with product MREILPGHRSLHQTRCGSRPGQRNTLPGPVGPSILESTYPNELFPTALRATAVGLCTGTSRIGATIGAPATSLALTHLAPPGTMWIADAIAFIGAAIGLFMAPDTSGQDLEDSASLTQ
- the istA gene encoding IS21 family transposase, whose amino-acid sequence is MDLIELFMHWDAGRSKSELAVSLGMDRKTVAKYLAPAEAEGLSPGLGLNAEEWRDMVAGWFPTVVDGRLRQVSWPEFDARIEWVREQLEAGVAGAVVHQRLVDEHGVNASQRSFYRWLAATLPDAGRAGRKPTVLKPPSAPGELGEVDYGMLGHWRDPETGRGHRVWAFVLTLPFSKLPFVYPTTRMDQTVWTNAHVAAFELFEGVPRRITSDNLKAGVIRPDLYDPKLNRAYAELAEHYGTLLDPARGNRPKDKPHVERMVQYVRGSFWAGRSFTSMAQMRAEAVRWCRDVAGAHKPRALAGQTSWEVLAAVERPALVPLPPRRLEPAEWRTAMVGSDCHASVKGVLYSVPYQLVGTRLDVRLSGTTVEFHLDGAIAKVHPRIAKGRQTDLSDYPPAAAGFFTRDAAWCRENSSLIGPAAAALVEGLLEEPAVHRIRAAQGIIRLAGTHRPEAVETACAAAIAAGDPTLKTVRGLLTAGVTVLPVRSNGDNGAGAYLRGPGAFTAS
- the istB gene encoding IS21-like element helper ATPase IstB, with protein sequence MTTTPSTAPALPSPAGADRTQLAASLRTLRLSGMLDSLENRLAQAAEGQLGFLDFLQALCLDEINRRDSAALERRTRAAKFESDGRIENFDFTADPGIPAARIRDLANAEWVRTGQHVIISGAVGSGKTHIATAFGHQAIRAGHTVRFAATSRVLADLAGGHADGSWAHRLRAYTKPDLLILDDFAMREFTPAQGDDLYEIVNERPARSIVVTTNRAPQEWYPLFPNQVVAESLLDRLVNNAYQITIQAGSYRARRRPATH
- a CDS encoding IS3 family transposase (programmed frameshift), with protein sequence MSAPRKYPAELKERATRMALEARADPATRVGAYKRIGEQLGIHPEALRTWVRETEVDEGLRPGTTSTDAARIAEFERENRELRRANTILKQASGFLRGGARPPVEVMCAFVEEHRDEHGVEPICRVLQIAPSTYYAHRTRQPSARALRDAGLAEKIRTVHEENYGVYGVRKVHAALNREGIPVARCTVERLMRAEGLRGISRAKGPRTTRPAPETARPADLVERRFTAEAPNRLWVADITYVRTFAGWVYAAFVLDVFARRIVGWQVSTSLYTELALDALQMGIWARTRDGADLAGLVHHSDRGVQYRAIRYTERLAEADAVASVGSRGDSYDNAMAEALNSLFKAELVRNRGPWRDINHLEIAVAEWVDWYNHRRLHGELGHVPPAEYEAAHAAPAQQPEPTKTN